aaccttaactcGGCTTGGATGCTGCTGGGGAGCAGATTTACTTCATATCTTTCTAATATCAAGAAAGGCTTTGAACTTCCTCacctttccacacaaacacctTCCCGTTGGCGCCGTTGTCCAGGATAAAACAGTCGTCTCTGGCCAGCAGCTCCTTGGCAAACGGGCTCTTCCCCGATACTTCGGTGGTGGTCATGGAGCCGGTGGCGTCAGACACCTGAGGAAGGAAGTAGTCTTgagagaaaaagaagacaaacgCAATCCAAGGTGGAGAAAGGTGAGGCTGAACCTTGTATAGGGAGGCAGAGTTGGAGGCGTCTGCTTTGCTGTCCTCTTCTGATGTGCTTTCTGCCAGCTGAGGCATCGAACCCAAAACCTGCTCAGAAGCACAGCACGTCTCACTCACTGCAATTGAAAACCTACGGCCTAATTTAATGGCATTCCTAAGTGTTTAGTAACCTTCAGCATCTCTTCTGGCTCCTCCCCCTCGCTGGTGTCCACAATACGAGCTTTACCGTGGCGATCCGTGTCGCGGATCAGCGAGGCGATCTCACGGACTTTCTGCTTCTCGAAGACATTGGCCTGCGATCCGATCCACGACACGATAATCTGAGTGGCAGGAAGTGATGTCATGTCAACCTTCTGGATGTTTCACAACCTGCTCGGGAGTACTTTccaacagggttggggtcaattataactgtaatcgcgtaattgataattaattacaattatggcatcatTATAATTTGAATGTTGTTGTCGTAATCGTGATGAAATTGTGTTTGAGTTCAGAAAATTAagtttgtaatagtaattgccatgaaaattcgataaatattgtcaattataatttaacacaaaactgttacagttctatacacagttctacacatatgtagttaacaactattaaaatatgtttcatatcaagctttcccacattttaccatttaaaaaaaaattgaattcaaGGGCtacagatgcccacaccaaaaatattaaaacatatattttcattgattaggaagccaaacaaggtaaccactagataggaaataaattagatcatagatatttgtttttttgtgtattttacagctgatttaggacctgttatcatctgggatgctaacagaaagccaacacaagaggaagattaactttcattaggttatttatttgagtaattttgaataattgtaatttaactttagtaattgagaatgtaaattGTCCTTCTGAGgattaaaaaattgtaaatcaattgtaattggaaaaaatgctggtcattgtaatcataattgaaatgtaattgaactgaaaaatgtaactgaccccaaccctgctttctGCAGTGTGGAACTCACGTCTCCAAGGTCGAGGATGAAGCAGTCGCCCTTGTTGAAGCTGCTCCAGGACAGCTCCACCTCCTTGGCACGAATGTTGCGTTTCCCTTTGATCTGGTACAGACGGTGCACCGGCCCGGAGCCCTGAGACCTCCTGAAACCAGACTCCACTCCACCCTCCTGCAAAACAAAACACGTTTAAGTCAAGTGTAACATCTTTACGTTTTTGTCTTCCTGCCTCA
This window of the Gouania willdenowi chromosome 18, fGouWil2.1, whole genome shotgun sequence genome carries:
- the capgb gene encoding capping protein (actin filament), gelsolin-like b isoform X2 → MLPFQATQGQFGPEARAPGLRVWRVEKMKAVPLDASEVGAFFNGDSYLVLDNRGDQGADIHMWIGEKSSRDEQVACAMLATQLDNFLGGDPIQHRHVQSYESPEFMKLFPRGVSYKEGGVESGFRRSQGSGPVHRLYQIKGKRNIRAKEVELSWSSFNKGDCFILDLGDIIVSWIGSQANVFEKQKVREIASLIRDTDRHGKARIVDTSEGEEPEEMLKVLGSMPQLAESTSEEDSKADASNSASLYKVSDATGSMTTTEVSGKSPFAKELLARDDCFILDNGANGKVFVWKGKGANAEEKSAALQMADNFIQQMNYPKMKTQVEILPQGKETIIFKQFFKSWN